One genomic window of Glycine max cultivar Williams 82 chromosome 16, Glycine_max_v4.0, whole genome shotgun sequence includes the following:
- the LOC106796538 gene encoding receptor-like protein 34, with the protein MNSSSIYILVFVQLWLLSLPCRESVCIPSECETLMKIKNNLNDPSNRLWSWNHNHTNCCHWYGVLCHNLTSHVLQLHLSSSHSPFDDDYNWEAYRRWIFGGEISPCLADLKHLNYLDLSANVFLGEGMSIPSFLWTMTSLTHLNLALTSFMGKIPPQIGNLSKLRYLDLSFNYFLGEGMAIPSFLCAMSSLTHLDLSGTVFHGKIPPQIGNLSNLVYLDLSSVVANGTVPSQIGNLSKLRYLDLSGNEFLGEGMAIPSFLCAITSLTHLDLSLTGLMGKIPSQIGNLSNLVYLGLGGHSVVEPLFAENVEWLSSMWKLEYLHLSNASLSKAFHWLLLGASCITDFEGQFLQKFKGEREELTR; encoded by the coding sequence ATGAATTCCTCCTCCATTTATATTCTTGTCTTTGTCCAGCTTTGGTTGTTGAGCTTACCATGCAGAGAGAGTGTGTGCATCCCAAGTGAGTGTGAGACACTTATGAAGATTAAGAATAATCTGAATGATCCTTCAAATAGGCTTTGGTCTTGGAATCATAATCATACCAACTGTTGCCACTGGTATGGAGTCCTCTGCCACAACCTTACTTCCCATGTTCTTCAGCTTCACCTCAGCTCTTCACATTCTCCTTTCGATGATGACTACAATTGGGAAGCTTATCGGAGATGGATCTTTGGTGGAGAGATAAGTCCTTGTCTGGCTGATTTAAAGCATTTGAATTACTTGGACTTGAGCGCCAATGTATTTCTTGGAGAAGGTATGtcaattccttctttcctttggACAATGACTTCCTTGACTCACCTCAACCTCGCTCTTACTTCATTCATGGGGAAGATTCCTCCTCAGATCGGGAATCTCTCTAAGCTTCGATATCTTGACTTGAGCTTCAATTATTTCCTTGGAGAAGGTATGGcaattccttctttcctttgtgCAATGAGCTCCTTGACTCACCTAGACCTCTCTGGTACTGTATTCCATGGGAAGATTCCTCCTCAGATTGGGAATCTCTCAAATTTGGTGTATCTTGACCTGAGTTCTGTTGTTGCCAACGGAACAGTACCCTCTCAGATCGGGAATCTCTCTAAGCTTCGATATCTTGACTTGAGCGGCAATGAATTCCTTGGAGAAGGTATGGcaattccttctttcctttgtgCAATAACCTCCTTGACTCACCTCGACCTCTCTCTTACTGGACTCATGGGGAAGATTCCATCTCAGATTGGGAATCTCTCCAATTTGGTGTATCTTGGCCTTGGAGGTCATTCTGTTGTCGAACCTCTGTTTGCTGAAAATGTAGAATGGCTATCAAGTATGTGGAAGCTTGAATATCTTCATTTGAGTAATGCAAGCCTATCCAAAGCATTTCATTGGCTACTGTTAGGTGCAAGCTGTATTACTGACTTCGAGGGTCAGTTCCTCCAGAAATTCAAGGGAGAAAGGGAAGAATTAACAAGGTGA
- the LOC100811027 gene encoding receptor-like protein EIX1, producing MLGASCITDFEGQFLQKFKGEREELTSSNIICKLVLLLLGSYQLHTLQSLPSLTHLYLSNCTLPHYNEPSLLNFSSLQTLHLSNISYSPAISFVPKWIFKLKKLVSLQLPGNEIQGPIPGGIRNLTLLQNLDLSGNSFSSSIPDCLCGLHRLKSLDLSSSNLHGTISDAPENLTSLVELDLSYNQLEGTIPTSSGNLTSLVELDLSRNQLEGTIPTFLGNLRNLREIDLKSLSLSFNKFSGNPFESLGSLSKLSYLYIDGNNFQGVVKEDDLANLTSLEQFSASGNNFTLKVGPNWIPNFQLTFLEVTSWQLGPSFPSWIQSQNKLQYVGLSNTGILDSIPTWFWEPHSQVLYLNLSHNHIHGELVTTIKNPISIQTVDLSTNHLCGKLPYLSNDVYGLDLSTNSFSESMQDFLCNNQDKPMQLEILNLASNNLSGEIPDCWINWPFLVEVNLQSNHFVGNFPPSMGSLAELQSLEIRNNLLSGIFPTSLKKTSQLISLDLGENNLSGCIPTWVGEKLSNMKILRLRSNSFSGHIPNEICQMSLLQVLDLAKNNFSGNIPSCFRNLSAMTLVNRSTYPRIYSHAPNDTYYSSVSGIVSVLLWLKGRGDEYRNILGLVTSIDLSSNKLLGDIPREITDLNGLNFLNLSHNQLIGPIPEGIGNMGSLQTIDLSRNQISGEIPPTISNLSFLSMLDVSYNHLKGKIPTGTRLQTFDASRFIGNNLCGPPLPINCSSNGKTHSYEGSDGHGVNWFFVSATIGFVVGFWIVIAPLLICRSWRYAYFHFLDHVWFKLQSFYSCGISV from the exons ATGTTAGGTGCAAGCTGTATTACTGACTTCGAGGGTCAGTTCCTCCAGAAATTCAAGGGAGAAAGGGAAGAATTAACAAG CTCAAACATAATCTGCAAG CTGGTGCTTCTTCTGTTAGGTTCGTATCAGCTACACACTCTCCAATCTCTTCCTTCTTTGACCCACCTATATTTGTCAAACTGCACACTCCCTCACTATAATGAACCATCCTTGCTCAACTTCTCATCTCTGCAAACTCTCCATCTTTCCAATATTAGTTATTCCCCTGCCATTTCTTTTGTCCCCAAGTGGATATTCAAATTGAAGAAACTTGTTTCTCTTCAATTACCGGGTAATGAAATCCAAGGTCCGATTCCTGGTGGTATTCGAAACCTCacacttcttcaaaatcttgacTTGTCTGGAAATTCATTCTCATCTTCTATACCTGATTGCTTATGCGGTCTTCATCGTCTCAAGTCTTTGGACCTAAGTTCCAGCAACTTGCATGGGACTATTTCTGATGCCCCGGAAAATTTGacttctcttgttgaacttgattTGTCATATAATCAACTTGAAGGAACCATTCCAACTTCTTCGggaaatttgacttctcttgttgaacttgattTATCACGTAATCAACTTGAAGGAACAATTCCGACTTTTTTGGGTAATCTCCGCAACTTAAGGGAGATAGATttaaaatctctctctctctcttttaataAATTCAGTGGAAATCCATTTGAAAGTCTTGGATCACTCTCTAAATTGTCATATCTTTATATTGATGGCAATAATTTTCAAGGAGTTGTCAAGGAAGATGATCTTGCAAATCTTACAAGCTTGGAGCAGTTTAGTGCATCAGGAAACAATTTCACTTTAAAAGTGGGTCCCAATTGGATTCCTAATTTTCAACTTACCTTTTTGGAAGTGACATCATGGCAGTTAGGTCCCAGCTTTCCATCGTGGATTCAGTCACAAAACAAACTTCAATATGTTGGACTGTCTAACACGGGGATTTTAGATTCTATTCCCACTTGGTTCTGGGAACCACACTCTCAGGTTTTGTATTTAAACCTCTCTCATAATCATATCCATGGTGAGCTTGTGACTACAATAAAAAATCCAATATCTATCCAAACTGTTGATCTAAGCACAAATCACTTATGTGGTAAATTACCCTATCTTTCAAATGATGTGTATGGGTTAGACCTTTCGACCAATTCATTCTCTGAATCCATGCAAGATTTTTTATGTAACAATCAGGACAAACCAATGCAATTAGAAATTCTCAATCTTGCATCAAATAATCTATCAGGAGAAATACCTGATTGTTGGATTAATTGGCCATttctagtggaagtgaattTACAAAGCAACCATTTTGTTGGGAACTTCCCCCCATCCATGGGTTCCTTGGCTGAGCTGCAGTCATTAGAAATTCGTAACAACTTGCTCTCGGGAATATTTCCTACCAGTTTGAAGAAGACTAGCcaattgatatccttggatcTTGGAGAAAATAATCTTTCAGGATGTATTCCAACATGGGTTGGAGAAAAGCTCTCAAATATGAAAATCCTCCGCCTTCGATCAAACAGTTTTTCCGGTCACATTCCAAATGAAATATGTCAGATGAGTCTTCTTCAGGTTTTAGACcttgcaaaaaataatttttctggcAATATACCCAGCTGTTTCCGTAACTTGAGTGCCATGACACTAGTGAACCGGAGTACATATCCCCGTATCTATTCTCATGCACCAAATGATACATATTACTCTTCGGTATCAGGTATAGTTAGTGTGCTACTATGGCTAAAAGGAAGAGGAGATGAGTATCGAAACATTCTGGGTTTGGTAACAAGTATTGATCTGTCAAGTAACAAATTATTAGGAGATATTCCTAGAGAAATCACAGATCTAAATGGATTGAACTTTTTGAACTTGTCCCACAACCAATTGATTGGTCCTATTCCAGAAGGTATTGGTAATATGGGATCGTTACAAACCATTGATCTTTCAAGGAATCAAATTTCTGGTGAAATCCCTCCAACCATTTCTAATTTGAGCTTTTTGAGCATGCTAGACGTGTCTTATAATCATTTGAAGGGAAAAATTCCAACAGGAACTCGATTGCAAACCTTTGATGCCTCCAGATTTATTGGCAACAATCTATGTGGTCCACCACTGCCCATAAACTGCAGCTCCAATGGGAAAACTCATAGTTATGAAGGAAGTGATGGGCATGGAGTGAATTGGTTTTTTGTTAGTGCGACAATTGGATTTGTTGTGGGATTCTGGATAGTGATTGCTCCTTTACTGATTTGTAGATCATGGAGGTATgcctattttcatttccttgatCATGTGTGGTTCAAACTTCAATCTTTTTACTCATGTGGTATCAGTGTTTAG
- the LOC102661658 gene encoding receptor-like protein EIX2 encodes MIMNSSSIYILVFLHLWLCRLPCRESVCIPSERETLLKFKNNLIDPSNRLWSWNHNHTNCCHWYGVLCHNVTSHLLQLHLNTSPSTAFYRYYDGYFDREAYRGFQFGGEISPCLADLKHLNYLDLSGNRFLGEGMSIPSFLGTMTSLTHLDLSGNGFMGKIPSQIGNLSNLVYLDLASYYLNSLIAENVEWVSSMWKLEYLDLSNANLSKAFHWLHTLQSLPSLTHLYLSYCTLPHYNEPSLLNFSSLQTLDLSRTRYSPAISFVPKWIFKLKKLVSLQLQGNEIQGPIPGGIRNLSLLQNIDLSFNSFSSSIPNCLYGLHRLKFLNLVHNNLHGTISDALGNLTSLVELVLSYNQLEGTIPTFLGNLRNSREIDLTYLDLSMNKFSGNPFESLGSLSKLSSLFINDNNFQGVVNEDDLANLTSLRAFDASGNNFTLKVGPNWLPNFHLSYLDVTSWHIGPNFPSWIQSQNKLRYVGLSNTGILDSIPTWFWEAQSQVLYLNLSHNHIHGELVTTIKNPISIQTVDLSTNHLCGKLPHLSNDVYELDLSTNSFSESMQDFLCNNQDKPMQLEFLNLASNNLSGEIPDCWINWPFLVEVNLQSNHFVGNFPPSMGSLAELQSLEIRNNLLSGIFPTSLKKTSQLISLDLGENNLSGTIPPWVGEKLSNMKILRLRSNSFSGHIPNEICQMSLLQVLDLAKNNLSGNIPSCFRNLSAMTLVNRSPFPQIYSYAPNDTAYSSASGIVSVLLWLKGRGDEYGSILGLVTSIDLSSNKLLGEIPREITDLNRLNFLNLSHNQLIGPIPEGIGNMGSLQTIDFSRNQLFGEIPPTISNLSFLSMLDVSYNHLKGKIPTGTQLQTFDASSFIGNNLCGPPLPINCSSNGKTHSDEGSHGHGVNWFFVSMTIGFVAGFWIVIAPLLICRSWRYAYFHFLDHVWFKLQYFCSCSISV; translated from the coding sequence ATGATCATGAATTCCTCCTCCATTTATATTCTTGTCTTTCTCCACCTTTGGTTATGTAGGTTACCTTGCAGAGAGAGTGTGTGCATCCCAAGTGAGCGTGAGACACTTTTGAAGTTTAAGAATAATCTCATAGATCCTTCAAATAGGCTTTGGTCTTGGAATCATAATCATACCAACTGTTGCCACTGGTATGGAGTCCTCTGCCACAACGTCACTTCCCATCTTCTTCAGCTTCACCTCAACACTTCACCTTCTACTGCTTTCTATCGTTACTATGATGGCTACTTTGATAGGGAAGCTTATAGGGGATTCCAGTTTGGTGGAGAGATAAGTCCTTGTTTGGCTGATTTAAAGCATTTGAATTACTTGGACTTGAGCGGCAATAGATTTCTTGGAGAAGGTATGtcaattccttctttccttGGGACAATGACTTCCTTGACTCACCTCGACCTCTCTGGTAATGGATTCATGGGGAAGATTCCATCTCAGATTGGGAATCTCTCCAATTTGGTCTATCTTGACCTCGcaagttattatttaaattctcTGATTGCTGAAAATGTAGAATGGGTATCAAGTATGTGGAAGCTTGAATATCTTGATTTGAGTAATGCAAACCTATCCAAAGCATTTCATTGGCTACACACTCTCCAATCTCTTCCTTCTTTGACCCACCTATATTTGTCATACTGCACACTCCCTCACTATAATGAACCATCCTTGCTCAACTTCTCATCTCTGCAAACTCTCGATCTTTCCCGTACTCGTTATTCCCCTGCCATTTCTTTTGTCCCTAAGTGGATATTCAAATTGAAGAAACTTGTTTCTCTTCAATTACAGGGTAATGAAATTCAAGGTCCGATTCCTGGTGGTATTCGAAACCTCTCACTTCTTCAAAATATTGACTTGTCTTTCAACTCATTTTCATCTTCTATACCTAATTGCTTATACGGTCTTCATCGTCTCAAGTTCCTCAACCTAGTGCACAACAACTTGCATGGGACTATTTCTGATGCCCTGggaaatttgacttctcttgttgaacttgttTTGTCATATAATCAACTTGAAGGAACAATTCCGACTTTTTTGGGAAATCTCCGCAACTCAAGGGAGATAGATTTAACATATCTCGATCTCTCTATGAATAAATTCAGTGGAAATCCATTTGAAAGTCTTGGATCACTCTCTAAATTGTCATCGCTTTTTATTAATGACAATAATTTTCAAGGAGTTGTCAACGAAGATGATCTTGCAAATCTTACAAGTTTGAGGGCGTTTGATGCATCAGGGAACAATTTCACTTTAAAAGTGGGTCCCAATTGGCTTCCTAATTTCCATCTTTCCTATTTGGATGTGACATCATGGCATATAGGTCCCAACTTTCCATCGTGGATTCAGTCACAAAACAAACTTCGATATGTTGGACTGTCTAACACAGGGATTTTAGATTCTATTCCCACTTGGTTCTGGGAAGCACAGTCTCAGGTTTTGTATTTAAACCTCTCTCATAATCATATCCATGGTGAGCTTGTGACTACTATAAAAAATCCAATATCTATCCAAACTGTTGATCTAAGCACAAATCACTTATGTGGTAAATTACCCCATCTTTCAAATGATGTGTATGAGTTAGACCTTTCAACCAATTCATTCTCTGAATCCATGCAAGATTTTTTATGTAACAATCAGGACAAGCCAATGCAATTAGAATTTCTCAATCTTGCATCAAATAATCTATCAGGAGAAATACCTGATTGTTGGATTAATTGGCCATttctagtggaagtgaattTACAAAGCAACCATTTTGTTGGGAACTTCCCCCCATCCATGGGTTCCTTGGCTGAGCTGCAGTCATTAGAAATTCGTAACAACTTGCTCTCGGGAATATTTCCTACCAGTTTGAAGAAGACTAGCcaattgatatccttggatcTTGGAGAAAATAATCTTTCAGGAACTATTCCACCGTGGGTTGGAGAAAAGCTCTCAAATATGAAAATCCTCCGCCTTCGATCAAACAGTTTTTCCGGTCACATTCCAAATGAAATATGTCAGATGAGTCTTCTTCAGGTTTTAGACCttgcaaaaaataatttgtctgGCAATATACCCAGCTGTTTCCGTAACTTGAGTGCCATGACACTAGTGAACCGGAGTCCATTTCCCCAAATCTATTCTTATGCACCAAATGATACAGCATACTCTTCGGCATCAGGTATAGTTAGTGTGCTACTATGGCTAAAAGGAAGAGGAGATGAGTATGGAAGCATTCTGGGTTTGGTAACAAGTATTGATCTGTCAAGTAACAAATTATTAGGAGAAATTCCTAGAGAAATCACAGATCTAAATAGATTGAACTTTTTGAACTTGTCCCACAACCAATTGATTGGTCCTATTCCAGAAGGTATTGGTAATATGGGATCGTTACAAACCATTGATTTTTCGAGGAATCAACTTTTTGGTGAAATCCCTCCAACCATTTCTAATTTGAGCTTTTTGAGCATGCTAGACGTGTCTTATAATCATTTGAAGGGAAAAATTCCAACAGGAACTCAATTGCAAACCTTTGATGCCTCCAGCTTTATTGGCAACAATCTATGTGGTCCACCACTGCCCATAAACTGCAGCTCCAATGGGAAAACTCATAGTGATGAAGGAAGTCATGGGCATGGAGTGAATTGGTTTTTTGTCAGTATGACAATTGGATTTGTTGCGGGATTCTGGATAGTGATTGCTCCTTTACTTATTTGTAGATCATGGAGGTATgcctattttcatttccttgatCACGTGTGGTTCAAACTTCAATATTTTTGCTCATGTAGTATCAGTGTTTAG
- the LOC121173706 gene encoding probable leucine-rich repeat receptor-like protein kinase At1g35710, which produces MNSSIYILVFVQLWLLSLPCRESVCIPSERETLLKFKNNLNDPSNRLWSWNHNHTNCCHWYGVLCHNVTSHLLQLHLNSSPSAFDDWGAYRRFQFRGEISPCLADLKHLNYLDLSGNYFLGKGMSIPSFLGTMTSLTYLDLSLTGFMGKIPSQIGNLSNLVYLDLGSYLSEPLFAENVEWLSSMWKLEYLYLTNANLSKAFHWLYTLQSLPSLTHLYLSDCKLPHYNEPSLLNFSSLQTLHLSFTSYSPAISFVPKWIFKLKKLVSLKLWGNKFQGRIPGGIRNLTLLQNLYWSGNSFSSSIPDCLYGLHRLKFLNLRANYLHGTISDALGNLTSLVKLDLSYNQLEGNIPTSLGNLTSLVELDLSYSQLEGNIPTSLGNLTSLST; this is translated from the exons ATGAATTCCTCCATTTATATTCTTGTCTTTGTCCAGCTTTGGTTGTTGAGCTTACCATGCAGAGAGAGTGTGTGCATCCCAAGTGAGCGTGAGACACTTTTGAAGTTTAAGAATAATCTCAATGATCCTTCAAATAGGCTTTGGTCTTGGAATCATAATCATACCAACTGTTGCCACTGGTATGGAGTCCTCTGCCACAACGTCACTTCCCATCTTCTTCAGCTTCACCTCAACTCTTCACCTTCTGCTTTCGATGACTGGGGAGCTTATAGGAGATTCCAGTTTCGTGGAGAGATAAGTCCTTGTTTGGCTGATTTAAAGCATTTGAATTACTTGGACTTGAGCGGCAATTATTTCCTTGGAAAAGGTATGtcaattccttctttccttGGGACAATGACTTCCTTGACTTACCTCGACCTCTCTCTTACTGGATTCATGGGGAAGATTCCATCTCAGATTGGGAATCTCTCCAATTTGGTCTATCTTGACCTCGGAAGTTATTTGTCCGAGCCTCTGTTTGCTGAAAATGTAGAATGGCTATCAAGTATGTGGAAGCTTGAATATCTTTATTTGACTAATGCAAACCTATCCAAAGCATTTCATTGGCTATACACTCTCCAATCTCTTCCTTCTTTGACCCACCTATATTTGTCAGACTGCAAACTCCCTCACTATAATGAACCATCCTTGCTCAACTTCTCATCTCTGCAAACTCTCCATCTTTCCTTCACTAGTTATTCCCCTGCCATTTCTTTTGTCCCCAAGTGGATATTCAAATTGAAGAAACTTGTTTCTCTCAAATTATGGGGTAATAAATTCCAAGGTCGGATTCCTGGTGGTATTCGAAACCTCacacttcttcaaaatctttacTGGTCTGGAAATTCATTTTCATCTTCTATACCTGATTGCTTATATGGTCTTCATCGTCTCAAGTTCCTGAACCTAAGGGCCAACTACTTGCATGGGACTATTTCTGATGCCCTGggaaatttgacttctcttGTTAAACTTGATTTGTCATACAATCAACTTGAAGGAAACATTCCAACTTCTTTGggaaatttgacttctcttgttgaacttgattTGTCATATAGTCAACTTGAAGGAAACATTCCAACTTCATTGggaaatttgacttctctt TCAACTTGA
- the LOC106796485 gene encoding LOW QUALITY PROTEIN: low-temperature-induced 65 kDa protein (The sequence of the model RefSeq protein was modified relative to this genomic sequence to represent the inferred CDS: deleted 1 base in 1 codon; substituted 1 base at 1 genomic stop codon): MDKSCTVGIVVIASTYTTLRSSAKASAKNTVAWKLGYDADTKTTQSRDHQENTGSAKPSTISSATSAIADKAIXAKNTVSSKLGYADNNTETTQASHQENTQPSTISLATAAIADKAVSAKNTVASNLGYGNNTETKTTQTTQTRNQLKNTGNEKPSTISSATSAIADKAFSAKNTVASKLGSGDTATTTPQEKRTDHAAAPTEYGKSVAQSLTEKLAPVSGKDAGVGSGVKSKVSGTQTSSMGVEQDKGVSVKDYLVDKLRPGDEDRALSEVIPETLHKKELPPVEVTEEGVRKVVSDAVHKREDDPERRMEHQRILGKVTESEEVKRRLGGESVVTEKKYQEMYVNSPGKGVVDKLKGVVGTWFTDPAENQSSQDSSMNYEAGRAEVEQVNQGAAGERRLQESSN; encoded by the exons ATGGATAAGAGTTGTACCGTGGGAATTGTTGTCATTGCATCTACATACACAA CGCTTAGAAGCTCAGCCAAAGCCTCAGCCAAAAACACTGTCGCTTGGAAGCTCGGATATGACGCTGACACCAAAACAACTCAATCAAGGGATCACCAAGAGAACACAGGCAGTGCAAAACCATCAACAATCTCTTCAGCAACCTCTGCAATAGCTGATAAAGCCATATAAGCCAAAAACACAGTCTCTTCCAAGCTCGGATACGCTGACAACAACACTGAAACAACTCAAGCAAGCCATCAAGAGAACACACAACCATCAACAATCTCTTTAGCAACAGCT GCAATAGCTGATAAAGCCGTGTCAGCAAAAAACACCGTAGCTTCCAACCTCGGATATGGCAACAACactgaaacaaaaacaactcaAACCACTCAAACAAGGAATCAATTAAAGAACACAGGCAATGAGAAACCTTCAACCATCTCATCAGCAACCTCTGCAATAGCTGATAAAGCTTTCTCAGCCAAAAACACCGTAGCTTCGAAGCTTGGTTCTGGCGacacagcaacaacaacaccacAAGAGAAGAGAACTGACCATGCTGCTGCTCCTACAGAATATGGAAAAAGTGTTGCTCAGTCTCTGACAGAGAAACTAGCTCCAGTTTCTGGAAAAGATGCTGGTGTAGGAAGTGGTGTGAAGTCCAAAGTTTCTGGAACTCAAACTAGTAGTATGGGTGTGGAACAGGACAAGGGGGTTTCTGTGAAGGACTATTTGGTGGACAAACTGAGGCCTGGTGATGAAGACAGGGCTCTCTCTGAAGTGATACCAGAGACTCTGCACAAGAAGGAACTGCCCCCAGTGGAAGTTACTGAAGAAGGTGTGAGAAAGGTGGTTTCTGATGCTGTGCATAAGAGAGAGGATGATCCTGAGAGAAGAATGGAACATCAAAGAATACTGGGAAAGGTAACTGAGTCAGAGGAAGTGAAGAGAAGGTTAGGAGGTGAAAGTGTGGTGACAGAGAAAAAGTACCAAGAGATGTATGTGAATAGTCCGGGGAAAGGTGTGGTTGATAAGCTTAAAGGTGTGGTTGGGACATGGTTTACCGACCCAGCAGAGAATCAATCTTCACAAG ATTCATCTATGAATTATGAGGCAGGAAGGGCAGAAGTGGAACAAGTTAACCAAGGTGCAGCAGGTGAAAGAAGGCTGCAGGAGTCATCTAATTGA
- the LOC100810490 gene encoding low-temperature-induced 65 kDa protein encodes MVKLWCYIYDADTGTTQSRDHPENTGSAKPSTISSATSAIADNAISAKNTVTSKLGYGDNNTEATQTSHQENTQPSTISLATVAIADKAVSAKNTVTSKLRYGDNTETKKTQTTQTRNQLKNTGNEKPSTISSATSAIADKAVSAKNTVASKLGFGDAATTTQQEKRTDHVAAPTKYGKSYKQEKRTDHAAAPTEYGKSVAQSLTEKLAPVSGKVAGAGSGVKSKVSGTQTSSMGVEQDKGVSVKDYLVDKLRPGDEDRALSEVISETLHKKELPPVEVTEEGVRKVVSDAVHKREDDPERRMEHQRILGKVTESEEVKRRLGGESVVTEKKNQEMYVNSPGKGVVDKLKGVVGTWFTNPAENQSSQDSSMNYEAGRAEVEQVNQGAAGERRLQESSN; translated from the exons ATGGTTAAGTTGTGGTGCTACAT ATATGATGCTGACACCGGAACAACTCAATCAAGGGATCACCCAGAGAACACAGGCAGTGCAAAACCATCAACAATCTCTTCAGCAACCTCTGCAATAGCTGATAATGCCATATCAGCCAAAAACACAGTCACTTCCAAGCTCGGATACGGTGACAACAACACCGAAGCAACTCAAACAAGCCATCAAGAGAACACACAACCATCAACAATCTCTTTAGCAACAGTTGCAATAGCCGATAAAGCCGTGTCAGCAAAAAACACCGTTACTTCCAAGCTCAGATATGGCGACAACactgaaacaaaaaaaactcaaacCACTCAAACAAGGAATCAATTAAAGAACACAGGCAATGAGAAACCTTCAACAATCTCATCAGCAACCTCTGCAATAGCTGATAAAGCTGTCTCGGCCAAAAACACCGTAGCTTCAAAGCTTGGTTTTGGCGacgcagcaacaacaacacaacAAGAGAAGAGAACTGACCATGTTGCTGCTCCTACAAAATATGGAAAAAGT tacaaacaagaGAAGAGAACTGACCATGCTGCTGCTCCTACAGAATATGGAAAAAGTGTTGCTCAGTCTCTGACAGAGAAACTAGCTCCAGTTTCTGGAAAAGTTGCTGGTGCAGGAAGTGGTGTGAAGTCCAAAGTTTCTGGAACTCAAACTAGTAGTATGGGTGTGGAACAGGACAAGGGGGTTTCTGTGAAGGACTATTTGGTGGACAAACTGAGGCCTGGTGATGAAGACAGGGCTCTCTCTGAAGTGATATCAGAGACTCTGCACAAGAAGGAACTGCCCCCAGTGGAAGTTACTGAAGAAGGTGTGAGAAAGGTGGTTTCTGATGCTGTGCATAAGAGAGAGGATGATCCTGAGAGAAGAATGGAACATCAAAGAATACTGGGAAAGGTAACTGAGTCAGAGGAAGTGAAGAGAAGGTTAGGAGGTGAAAGTGTGGTGACAGAGAAAAAGAACCAAGAGATGTATGTGAATAGTCCAGGGAAAGGTGTGGTTGATAAGCTTAAAGGTGTGGTTGGGACATGGTTTACCAACCCAGCAGAGAATCAATCTTCACAAG ATTCATCTATGAACTATGAGGCAGGAAGGGCAGAAGTGGAACAAGTTAACCAAGGTGCAGCAGGTGAAAGAAGGCTGCAGGAGTCATCTAATTGA